Proteins from a genomic interval of Trifolium pratense cultivar HEN17-A07 linkage group LG6, ARS_RC_1.1, whole genome shotgun sequence:
- the LOC123889746 gene encoding GDSL esterase/lipase CPRD49-like, translating into MTMRPQFVLFGSSIVQYSYYEGWGATLSHLYARKADIILRGYASWNSRRALQNVDKIFPKNAIEQPSLVIVYFGGNDCIPPHPSGLGPHVPLGEYIENMRKIAIYIMSLSHKTRIIFLSNPPINEELIKRQSDKFGLPPRTNEVIRIYSEACLDLCREMKIKAIDMWSAIQKKDDWKNVCLMDGIHLSTEGSEILRKEILKVLKEAEWEPSLYWKSMAVDFGEDSPYDIVSPDGKGTINYSDLPFPQGVEWD; encoded by the exons ATGACAATGAGGCCTCAATTTGTGTTGTTTGGTTCTTCAATTGTTCAATACAGTTATTATGAAGGTTGGGGAGCTACTCTTTCTCACTTGTACGCTCGTAAG GCGGATATAATTTTGCGGGGATACGCTAGTTGGAATTCAAGACGTGCTCTCCAAAACGTGGATAAAATTTTTCCAAAG AATGCCATTGAGCAACCATCGTTGGTAATTGTGTACTTCGGTGGTAATGATTGTATTCCTCCACATCCAAGTGGCCTTGGTCCTCATGTACCATTGGGGGAATACATAGAAAATATGAGGAAAATTGCTATCTATATAATG AGTCTCTCACATAAGACTCGGATTATATTTCTTAGTAATCCTCCCATCAATGAGGAACTAATCAAGCGCCAAAG TGACAAATTTGGGTTACCACCAAGGACAAATGAAGTAATTCGAATATATTCAGAAGCATGTTTAGATCTATGTCGCGAGATGAAAATCAAGGCTATTGATATGTGGTCTGCAATTCAGAAAAAAGATGATTGGAAAAATGTTTGTCTCAT GGATGGAATTCATCTATCAACCGAGGGGAGTGAAATATTGAGAAAAGAGATATTGAAAGTTCTCAAAGAAGCAGAATGGGAACCAAGTCTATATTGGAAGTCAATGGCAGTTGATTTTGGAGAAGATTCACCATATGATATTGTTTCTCCAGATGGAAAGGGAACTATTAATTACTCTGACTTACCTTTTCCTCAAGGAGTAGAGTGGGACTAG
- the LOC123889747 gene encoding GDSL esterase/lipase CPRD49-like: MTTRPIFVLFGSSIVQHSYYEGWGATLSHLYSRKADIVLRGYASWNSRRALQILDKVFPKDAIEQPSLVIVYFGGNDCIRPNPSGLGPHVPLEEYIENMRKIAIHIRSLSEKTRIIFLSNPPIDEAQLKYNIDEFGKPLRTNEICGIYSKACLELCREMKIEAIDVWSAIQKKENWRNVCFIDGVHLSSEGSEILTKEILKVIKEAEWEPSLYWKLMPVEFGEDSPYDPVLPDGISTFNVSNIPFPENVVWD, encoded by the exons ATGACAACGAGGCCTATATTTGTATTGTTTGGTTCTTCAATTGTTCAACATAGTTATTATGAAGGTTGGGGAGCTACTCTTTCTCATTTGTACTCTCGCAAG gcTGATATAGTTTTGCGAGGATACGCTTCTTGGAATTCAAGACGTGCTCTACAAATTTTGGATAAAGTTTTTCCAAAG GATGCAATTGAGCAACCATCATTGGTGATTGTATATTTTGGTGGTAATGATTGTATTCGTCCAAATCCAAGTGGCCTTGGTCCTCATGTACCATTGGAGGAATACATagaaaatatgagaaaaattGCTATCCATATAAGG AGCCTATCAGAGAAGACTCGGATTATATTTCTCAGTAATCCTCCCATCGATGAAGCACAACTCAAGTATAACAT TGATGAATTTGGGAAACCGTTAAGGACAAATGAAATATGTGGAATATATTCAAAAGCGTGTTTGGAATTGTGTCGCGAGATGAAAATCGAGGCTATTGATGTGTGGTCTGcaattcaaaaaaaagaaaactggAGAAACGTTTGCTTCAT TGATGGAGTTCATCTATCAAGTGAGGGGAGTGAAATATTGACAAAAGAGATATTGAAAGTCATCAAAGAAGCAGAATGGGAACCAAGTTTATACTGGAAACTAATGCCAGTTGAATTTGGAGAAGATTCACCATATGATCCAGTTCTTCCTGATGGAATCTCAACTTTTAATGTCTCCAACATACCTTTTCCTGAAAATGTAGTGTGGGACTAA
- the LOC123889748 gene encoding GDSL esterase/lipase CPRD49-like, which yields MRPQFVLFGSSIVQHSYYEGWGATLSHLYARKADIILRGYAGWNSSRALQCVDKIFPKNAIEQPSLVIVYFGGNDCIPPHPSGLGPHVPLGEYIENMRKIAIYIKSLSEKTRIIFLSNPPINEELLKQHSDEFGLIPRTNEVSRIYSEACLELCQEMKIKAIDMWSAIQKKDDWKNVCLIDGVHLSIEGSEILRKEILKVLKEAEWEPSLYWKSMAVDFGEDSPYDIVSPDGKGTINYSDFPFPQGVEWD from the exons ATGAGGCCTCAATTTGTATTGTTTGGTTCTTCCATTGTTCAACACAGTTATTATGAAGGTTGGGGAGCTACTCTTTCTCACTTGTATGCTCGTAAG GCAGATATAATTTTGCGGGGATACGCTGGATGGAACTCAAGCCGTGCTCTGCAATGTGTggataaaatatttccaaag AATGCCATTGAGCAGCCATCGTTGGTAATTGTGTACTTCGGTGGTAATGATTGTATTCCTCCACATCCAAGTGGCCTTGGTCCTCATGTACCATTAGGGGAATACATAGAAAATATGAGGAAAATTGCTATCTATATAAAG AGTCTCTCAGAAAAGACTCGGATTATATTTCTTAGTAATCCTCCCATCAACGAGGAACTACTCAAGCAACACAG TGACGAATTTGGGCTAATACCAAGGACAAATGAAGTATCTAGAATATATTCAGAAGCGTGTTTGGAACTATGTCAAGAGATGAAAATCAAGGCTATTGATATGTGGTCTGCAATTCAGAAAAAAGATGATTGGAAAAATGTTTGCCTCAT TGATGGAGTTCATCTATCAATTGAGGGGAGTGAAATATTGAGAAAAGAGATATTGAAAGTCCTCAAAGAAGCAGAATGGGAACCAAGTCTATATTGGAAGTCAATGGCAGTTGATTTTGGAGAAGATTCACCATATGATATTGTTTCTCCAGATGGAAAAGGAACTATTAATTACTCTGACTTTCCTTTTCCTCAAGGAGTAGAGTGGGACTAG
- the LOC123892878 gene encoding GDSL esterase/lipase CPRD49-like: MTTRPQFVLFGSSIVQFNHYGEGWGATLAHLYARKADIVLRGYASWNSRRALQVVDNLFPKNSISEPPALVIVYFGGNDSLLPHPSGLGPHVPIEEYIENMRNIANHLKTHSEKTRLIFLSTPPVNEGQIIGNIDEFGRAKRSNATRRIYSEACLKICNELNIKAIDLWSAIQKREDWEDVCFIDGVHFSAEGSKIVSKEILRVIKEEWETSLYWKTMPVEFGEDSPYDPVHPDGTSTVNVSNVPFPEDEDWEWE, translated from the exons ATGACTACAAGGCCTCAATTTGTATTGTTTGGTTCTTCCATTGTTCAATTCAATCATTATGGTGAAGGTTGGGGAGCTACTCTTGCTCACTTGTATGCTCGTAAG GCAGATATAGTTTTGCGGGGATATGCTTCTTGGAATTCAAGGCGCGCTCTTCAAGTTGTGGATAATCTTTTTCCTAAG AATTCCATTTCTGAGCCACCAGCATTGGTGATTGTGTACTTTGGTGGTAATGATTCTCTTCTTCCCCATCCAAGTGGCCTTGGGCCTCATGTACCAATTGAGGAATATATAGAAAATATGAGGAACATTGCTAACCATCTAAAG ACACATTCAGAGAAGACTCGCCTTATATTTCTCAGTACTCCTCCTGTCAACGAGGGACAAATAATAGGCAACAT CGATGAATTCGGGAGAGCAAAAAGGTCAAATGCAACTCGGCGAATATATTCAGAAGCATGTTTAAAGATATGTAATGAGTTGAATATCAAGGCGATTGATTTGTGGTCTGCGATTCAGAAAAGAGAAGATTGGGAAGATGTTTGTTTCAT TGATGGAGTTCATTTCTCAGCTGAGGGGAGTAAAATAGTGTCAAAGGAAATATTGAGGGTTATCAAAGAAGAGTGGGAAACAAGTCTATACTGGAAAACAATGCCGGTTGAATTCGGAGAAGATTCACCATATGATCCGGTTCATCCTGATGGAACATCAACTGTTAATGTCTCCAATGTGCCATTTCCTGAAGATGAAGACTGGGAGTGGGAGTAA
- the LOC123888981 gene encoding LIMR family protein At5g01460-like, which yields MGDFNLALVIVAIVVVAIVFLVNVYLLVNYQHPDDVNQAYFPKFVVVFGLSVAAISILMLPADVANRQACRHAIYNGACNLTLPMKDLWLAVYVIDAILVFFVIPFAMFYYEGDQDKSIGKRVKSALWWVVSTAIVCALVLGILYGLVGKVDFTVRHLSSSTTSFPNSWVFNSGQQCIGNGVHQCSAYSASPSSEKTWTMRSTFPEYVVALATIVGSVLFSIFGGVGIACLPLGLIFSFIRRPKAVITRSQYIKEATELGKKAKELKKAAESLHQDERSGAKGRKHRKNVKEVEKELFQLEEDVKLLEEMYPQGEKAETTWALTVLGYLANLVFGILGLIVSVAWIAHIIIYLLINPPLSPFLNEVFIKLDDIWGLLGTAAFAFFCFYLLLAVIAGATMLGLRLVFITIHPMKWGATLMNSFLFNVGLILLCSISVIQFCSTAFAYYAQATAAQEIFGHTLESLRGIKYLYKYNIFQIAFVILAGLTFVYYAAFGWRRKKPSGRFQLST from the exons ATGGGCGATTTCAACCTCGCCCTCGTGATCGTAGCAATAGTGGTGGTTGCGATCGTTTTTCTCGTCAATGTATACCTTCTCGTGAACTATCAGCATCCCGATGATGTTAACCAGGCTTACTTTCCtaaatttgttgttgttttcgGGCTTTCGGTTGCCGCAATCTCTATACTCATGCTTCCGGCCGATGTGGCGAATCGGCAAGCTTGCCGGCATGCTATTTATAACGGAGCGTGTAATCTCACGCTCCCGATGAAAGACCTATGGCTCGCTGTTTATGTAATCGACGCTATCCTTGTATTCTTTGTAATTCCTTTCGCAATGTTCTACTATGAAGGCGACCAGGACAA GAGTATTGGTAAAAGGGTTAAGAGTGCATTGTGGTGGGTGGTGTCAACGGCTATAGTGTGTGCTCTCGTTCTGGGTATTTTGTATG GGCTTGTTGGTAAGGTGGATTTTACTGTTAGGCATCTCTCTTCATCGACAACTTCATTTCCTAACTCATGGGTATTTAATAGTGGTCAACAATGTATTGGAAATGGTGTCCATCAG TGCTCTGCATACTCTGCTAGTCCTTCTTCAGAGAAAACATGGACCATGCGATCAACCTTTCCAGAATATGTTGTTGCTCTAGCTACTATTGTTGGATCTGTGCTTTTTTCT ATATTTGGTGGTGTTGGTATTGCTTGTCTTCCACTAGGacttatattttcatttattcgGCGTCCAAAGGCTGTTATCACTCGCTCACAGTATATCAAG GAAGCAACTGAACTTGGTAAAAAAGCAAAAGAATTGAAGAAAGCGGCCGAGTCACTCCATCAGGATGAAAGAAGTGGTGCAAAGGGTAGAAAACAtcgtaaaaatgtaaaagaagTAGAAAAG GAGTTGTTTCAATTAGAAGAAGACGTTAAGCTTCTTGAAGAGATGTATCCACAAGGGGAAAAG GCTGAGACAACATGGGCACTAACAGTTCTTGGTTATCTGGCAAACCTTGTTTTCGGAATTCTAGG GCTGATTGTTTCAGTGGCATGGATTGCTCATATCATTATCTATCTATTAATTAATCCTCCCCTTTCTCCTTTCCTGAATGAAGTTTTCATCAAGCTAGATGATATCTGGG GTCTGCTTGGCACAGCCGCATTTGCATTTTTCTGCTTCTACCTTCTCCTTGCTGTGATTGCTGGTGCCACGATGCTTGGGTTGAGACTAGTTTTCATCACCATCCATCCCATGAA GTGGGGAGCAACTCTCATGAACTCTTTTCTGTTTAATGTGGGCCTTATCCTTCTTTGTTCCATTAG tGTGATTCAGTTTTGCTCCACGGCGTTTGCATACTATGCTCAAGCAACTGCAGCCCAGGAAATATTTGGACACACTTTGGAGTCTCTTCGTGGAATTAAATATTTGTACAA GTACAATATATTTCAAATTGCATTTGTTATTTTGGCTGGATTGACATTTGTGTATTATGCTGCCTTT GGATGGAGAAGAAAAAAGCCTAGTGGCAGGTTCCAATTGTCTACATGA